The genomic window CGCGGCAAATATGGATTTTATGCTTGGCGGTGATGGGTTCTTTCCCTTTACCAGAGGGGAGACCCAGGGTAATGTAACCTATTATGCAACCGATAGGTGGTCGCTGGGCAATCCAAGTCAGGATGTACTCTTCCCACGCTTAAGTTCCGGTTCGAATCCGAACAACTACCGCAACTCTACCTGGTGGCAGCGGAAAGCAGACTACCTAAGGCTGAAAACAGCTGAAATAGGATATAGTTTGCCAAAAAAATGGACGCAGAAGGTCAAAATTTCCACCTTCAGGGTTTATGCTTCAGGGATGAACCTTTATACTTTTAGCAGTTTCAAATTCTGGGATCCGGAATTAGGGAATGGCAACGGTGCTTCTTACCCTTTACAGAAAACATTTATCCTTGGCGCAAACATTAATTTTTAAGATGATGAAAATGGCTTTAGCAAAAATTAAATGCCTGGTGCTTATTGTTTTAAGCATGCTGGCACTATCCTCATGTAAGAAATTTCTGGACAAACAGCCAGACGATATGCTTACCATCGATGAGGTTTTTAAATCGAGGACACAGACCCAGGCTTACCTGAGTAGTGTATATTCTTTTATACCCGACATCCTTTCCATGCAGAACAATTACAATACACTTGGTATTACGGATGAGGGCGATTTTATCTGGGCGGCTTCATGGGCAGGCCAGATGAACAATGGGAACTGGAACCCTTCAAGCGGTTACTATGATAAATGGGGCGCTTTTTATAAAGGGATCCGCTCTGCATCGATTTTTATCAACCGGGTTGATGAGTGTGATGACCCTACACTATCTGTTGAAATGAGAAAAAGCTGGAAACAGGAGGCAAGGGCATTACGGGCTATTTATTACTTTTTCCTGGTGCGCCAGTATGGGCCCGTGGTTATTCTGCCATTGGAAACAACGGATGTAAATGCCAGCAATGAGGAACTTCAGATGCCGCGTAAACCTTTCGATGAATGTATAAAATTTATCATCAACGAATTCGATGCGGTACTGAACAGCCCGGATCTGCCAGAGCGTTTTATCAGTGCAAACGATAAGGGCAGGATAGATAAGTTAACCATAATGGGCTTTAAGTCACGTGCACTTTTATTATCTGCAAGCCCATTGTTTAATGGAAATTCGGATTATGCCGGTTTAAAGAATCTGGATGGAACGGCTTTGATGAACAGCACCTATGATGTTGCTAAATGGCAAAAAGCTGCAGATGCTGCAAAGGCCCTCATCGATAAAATGCCCGCTGGACTCTACAAAAAAATCCCTGATGGGCAAACTGCATTTGACCCCTTTATATCTTACCGCGATCTGTTTTTGGATCGCTGGAACCAGGAAGTGATATATGCCCGTCCACAGATGGCCTCAT from Flavobacterium sp. W4I14 includes these protein-coding regions:
- a CDS encoding hypothetical protein (product_source=Hypo-rule applied; cleavage_site_network=SignalP-noTM; ko=KO:K21572; pfam=PF07980,PF14322; superfamily=48452); the encoded protein is MKMALAKIKCLVLIVLSMLALSSCKKFLDKQPDDMLTIDEVFKSRTQTQAYLSSVYSFIPDILSMQNNYNTLGITDEGDFIWAASWAGQMNNGNWNPSSGYYDKWGAFYKGIRSASIFINRVDECDDPTLSVEMRKSWKQEARALRAIYYFFLVRQYGPVVILPLETTDVNASNEELQMPRKPFDECIKFIINEFDAVLNSPDLPERFISANDKGRIDKLTIMGFKSRALLLSASPLFNGNSDYAGLKNLDGTALMNSTYDVAKWQKAADAAKALIDKMPAGLYKKIPDGQTAFDPFISYRDLFLDRWNQEVIYARPQMASSGADVGWERHCAPRFVNGWNGVGISQQMIDAYFMVNGKKINETGSQYSEVGFNAAAGKYTKANTFNMYVNREPRFYVSIMYNGADWIYKQDGKPAQTVELFFTGNSGKQGSHDHSATGYLTSKNISPNSNLVEWGGALRSLVLIRLGEIYLNYAEALNEVGDNQANRDQAAVYVDKIRERAGIPALTVDKKVSQNAFREAIRDERRVELAFEGFRAWDTRRWKIAEQTDGAPLMGMNVDAGKSLTDLEFYKRTVIEKRVFLKSYYLWPIPQSDIVRNKQCVQNPGW